The Cohaesibacter intestini genome includes a window with the following:
- a CDS encoding TRAP transporter small permease subunit gives MDKVIIGLEAVNRAVMAFVRWLAVLIVAVQFIIVLGRYVFGVNSIAAQESVLYMHATLFMLAGGYTLLIDGHVRVDVFYAKFSPRIRAAINILGHLFLLMPSMLALIYWSWPSVANSWAILEGPIAVGGIKAVFLMKSLIPAFCCLIMLQSLACLVRHVRELTKGSIENG, from the coding sequence ATGGATAAGGTCATAATCGGCCTTGAAGCCGTCAATCGCGCCGTTATGGCCTTTGTGCGCTGGCTGGCCGTTTTGATTGTGGCGGTTCAGTTCATCATCGTTCTCGGACGCTATGTCTTTGGCGTCAATTCCATCGCCGCTCAGGAAAGCGTGCTTTATATGCACGCCACCCTCTTCATGCTGGCCGGGGGCTATACCCTGTTGATTGATGGGCATGTGCGGGTTGATGTTTTTTATGCCAAATTCTCCCCCCGCATCCGCGCCGCGATCAATATACTCGGCCATCTATTTTTGCTGATGCCCTCTATGCTCGCCCTGATCTATTGGTCATGGCCATCGGTCGCCAATTCTTGGGCCATTCTTGAAGGCCCCATTGCTGTTGGCGGCATCAAGGCGGTTTTCCTGATGAAATCCCTCATTCCCGCCTTTTGCTGCCTCATCATGCTGCAATCACTGGCCTGCCTTGTCCGCCATGTCAGAGAGCTGACCAAGGGGAGCATTGAGAATGGTTGA
- a CDS encoding TRAP transporter large permease codes for MVDYLDLLMFGTLVVAILSGFPVAFAIAGTAVIFAYLGWSVGAMDIKLLGALGQRAFGLLSNQVLIAIPVFILMGAILEKSSVAERLLETMGSLFGSMRGGLGISVVLVGALLAASTGIVGATVVAMGMIALPTMLRTGYNKPLAAGIVCTSGTLGQIIPPSTLLIILSDVMSNAYQQAQYEQGKFTVEALSVGQYFAAALVPGLLLVMLYLIYIVIRANLRPDDMPPVSTNGERPSWNTVFEAIIPPILLIFAVLGAILGGVATPTEAASVGAVGALLMAGQRYGISRKLIILGAAAFLLAGILSGFHPVRLQRDNLDVTDIALGAANIILLVIGIIAAGICLRRAMRSGMMREAATSTTTMTAMIFATILAASFFSLVFIGLGGEERVAEILKQMPGGPTGALFFTMLLLFVLGFFLDFVEIAVIVLPLVTPQLILMGHDPVWLGILIAINLQTSFLTPPFGFSLFYLRGVAPDDVRTIDIYRGVLPFIGLQIVGILLIWSMPWIATTLPSLIF; via the coding sequence ATGGTTGACTATCTTGATCTCCTGATGTTTGGCACGCTGGTTGTGGCCATTCTGTCCGGCTTTCCTGTTGCCTTTGCCATTGCAGGCACCGCCGTCATCTTCGCCTATCTCGGCTGGTCCGTTGGTGCGATGGACATCAAGCTGCTTGGTGCACTCGGCCAGCGGGCCTTCGGCCTTCTCTCCAATCAGGTGCTGATCGCCATTCCTGTCTTTATTCTGATGGGGGCAATCCTTGAGAAAAGTAGCGTCGCCGAACGGTTGCTCGAAACCATGGGCAGCCTGTTTGGCTCCATGCGCGGGGGCCTTGGCATCTCTGTCGTGCTGGTCGGCGCCTTGCTTGCCGCTTCCACCGGCATTGTCGGCGCGACCGTGGTGGCGATGGGCATGATCGCCCTGCCGACCATGCTGCGCACCGGCTATAACAAACCGCTCGCCGCAGGCATTGTCTGCACCTCGGGCACCTTGGGTCAGATCATCCCACCTTCGACCCTGCTGATCATCCTGTCCGACGTCATGTCAAATGCCTATCAGCAGGCCCAATATGAACAGGGCAAATTCACCGTCGAAGCCCTGTCGGTGGGCCAATATTTTGCGGCAGCGCTTGTTCCCGGCCTGCTGCTGGTCATGCTTTATCTGATCTATATCGTCATTCGCGCCAATCTGCGGCCCGACGACATGCCTCCCGTCTCCACCAATGGCGAACGCCCCAGCTGGAACACGGTGTTTGAAGCCATCATCCCGCCGATCCTGCTGATCTTTGCGGTGCTCGGGGCCATTCTGGGTGGGGTAGCCACCCCAACCGAAGCCGCATCCGTCGGGGCGGTTGGTGCCTTGCTGATGGCAGGCCAACGCTATGGCATTTCCCGCAAATTGATCATTCTTGGCGCGGCGGCCTTCCTGCTGGCAGGCATTCTGTCGGGCTTTCATCCGGTCCGTCTGCAAAGGGACAATCTCGACGTCACCGATATCGCGCTAGGTGCAGCCAATATCATTCTGCTGGTCATCGGCATCATTGCTGCGGGTATTTGCCTGCGGCGGGCCATGCGTTCTGGCATGATGCGCGAGGCCGCCACCTCGACCACCACCATGACGGCAATGATCTTTGCCACGATCCTTGCCGCCAGCTTCTTTTCGCTGGTCTTCATTGGTCTTGGCGGCGAAGAGCGTGTGGCCGAGATCCTCAAGCAAATGCCCGGCGGTCCGACCGGAGCCCTCTTCTTCACCATGCTTCTGCTGTTTGTCCTCGGCTTCTTCCTCGATTTTGTCGAAATTGCCGTGATCGTCCTGCCTCTGGTCACCCCGCAGCTGATCCTGATGGGACATGATCCGGTTTGGCTGGGCATTCTCATTGCCATCAACCTGCAGACCAGCTTCCTGACCCCACCCTTCGGCTTTTCGCTGTTCTACTTACGCGGCGTGGCACCAGATGACGTGCGCACCATCGATATCTATCGGGGAGTCTTGCCCTTCATCGGCCTGCAGATCGTTGGCATTCTCCTGATCTGGTCGATGCCATGGATTGCCACCACATTGCCGTCCCTGATTTTCTGA
- a CDS encoding ABC transporter substrate-binding protein encodes MQITKTLKVAALTTALALSGTAAFAKDFTISVWAGGSNQNDAYRADAIEMAADILTREAAIRGEEINITVEKKLFNDGWDNFKQAVTLAAESKTAPHIIVTSHADIAPWSQSGLIRPIEDYVDLDAWPLNQIYDNLLEITSYNGQVWGIPQDAESRPFFFWIPHLKAIGYSDEQIEDLPAKVEAGEYTLYDMLEDAKKIQDKGLVEKGKGFSPRVSNGPDYWQFYQSFGGEMLDKESGKLIFDKQAMTDMFQFFADAVKMGVTSATHLGGDWGQWYNEVANGKAGTWHGGTWHYARYTGKEGLDDFFGNIQFSLIPTGNDKGHANTITHPLTYLISSTGDDEVAEIAAQLVAIASEPRINTLHAIKSAHLGIGREQSSIALYANDRWASEATDRLLGHASAMPNNTDFGAYWQIMFKGLEAAWTGQKSVADAVAGVEADIKSSMADAVIIK; translated from the coding sequence ATGCAGATCACCAAGACCCTCAAGGTTGCTGCCCTTACCACAGCTCTTGCCCTCTCCGGCACCGCAGCTTTCGCCAAGGATTTCACCATCAGCGTTTGGGCTGGTGGATCGAACCAGAATGACGCTTACCGCGCTGACGCCATTGAAATGGCCGCCGACATTCTGACCCGCGAAGCTGCGATCCGCGGTGAGGAAATCAATATCACCGTCGAGAAAAAGCTGTTCAATGACGGTTGGGACAATTTCAAGCAGGCCGTCACGCTGGCCGCTGAATCCAAAACCGCTCCACACATCATTGTCACCTCTCATGCGGACATTGCCCCATGGTCCCAATCCGGCCTGATCCGTCCGATCGAGGATTATGTCGATCTTGATGCGTGGCCGCTTAATCAGATCTATGACAATCTGCTCGAAATCACCTCCTATAATGGTCAGGTCTGGGGCATTCCGCAGGATGCCGAATCCCGTCCATTCTTCTTCTGGATCCCGCATCTGAAAGCCATCGGCTACAGTGACGAACAGATCGAGGACCTGCCAGCCAAAGTCGAAGCGGGCGAATATACCCTCTATGACATGCTCGAAGACGCCAAGAAAATTCAGGACAAGGGCCTCGTTGAAAAGGGCAAGGGCTTCTCCCCTCGCGTCTCCAACGGCCCGGATTACTGGCAATTCTATCAAAGCTTCGGCGGTGAAATGCTCGACAAGGAAAGCGGCAAGCTGATCTTTGACAAGCAGGCCATGACCGACATGTTCCAGTTTTTTGCCGATGCGGTGAAAATGGGCGTCACCTCTGCCACCCATCTGGGCGGCGACTGGGGCCAATGGTACAACGAAGTCGCCAACGGCAAGGCCGGCACCTGGCACGGTGGCACCTGGCACTATGCCCGTTACACCGGCAAGGAAGGCCTTGATGATTTCTTCGGCAACATCCAGTTCTCCCTGATCCCGACTGGCAATGACAAGGGCCACGCCAACACCATCACCCATCCGCTGACCTATCTGATCTCCAGCACCGGCGATGATGAAGTGGCAGAAATCGCAGCCCAGCTGGTCGCCATCGCGTCCGAGCCACGAATCAACACCCTGCATGCGATCAAGTCTGCCCATTTGGGCATTGGCCGCGAACAGTCCAGCATTGCGCTCTATGCCAACGACCGTTGGGCGTCTGAGGCCACCGACCGCCTGCTCGGCCATGCCAGCGCCATGCCAAACAACACCGATTTCGGTGCCTACTGGCAGATCATGTTCAAGGGCCTTGAGGCCGCTTGGACGGGCCAGAAGTCGGTTGCGGATGCGGTCGCTGGTGTGGAAGCAGACATCAAGTCTTCCATGGCCGATGCCGTGATCATCAAATAA
- a CDS encoding carbohydrate ABC transporter permease → MRARTSLLGLGFMTPALIMVLTFFLLPVILTAVFAFTNMSTATGISGGDYLLSPTTLKAMKEDDRFDPPLLEALGSTSYRVDAAALEKAKSEKLKAAFLREIEKELKGKRFQSRRQMERALKKLKSRPRSIRALKQATEPFSRSILNIRFDKEGDLLAALDEIGIEASDSQKKAIIAHSYTGWSWTSDNFTTLLQKPGTWTIAFNTLLYVSLTLCFNVGFGLFLAITTFYLPAGQAGFFRAVWLLPRISPPVLYVLLWKWFTWDGGFISTITGWFGAPAFNFMLGSISSAWTVVILINGFVGASLGMILFSSAIKAIPTTMLYASEVDGASRWQQIRRIILPQLRWPILFITSYQTLSLLTSFDYILLSTEGGPGGSTTPWALEAYFVALNNYAGNLQYGYGAAMALVLVTVGISLSLLYLRLFKFDDLVSKPRIEN, encoded by the coding sequence ATGCGCGCCCGTACCAGCCTCCTGGGGCTTGGCTTCATGACGCCAGCCCTGATCATGGTCCTGACCTTTTTCCTTCTGCCGGTGATCTTGACCGCCGTTTTCGCCTTCACCAACATGTCCACCGCTACGGGCATCAGCGGTGGCGACTATCTGCTCTCGCCCACCACGCTGAAGGCAATGAAAGAGGACGATCGTTTTGACCCGCCCTTGCTTGAGGCGCTTGGCAGCACCTCCTATCGAGTCGATGCCGCCGCGCTGGAAAAAGCCAAGAGCGAGAAATTGAAAGCCGCTTTCCTCAGGGAAATTGAAAAGGAACTGAAGGGCAAGCGGTTTCAGTCGCGACGCCAGATGGAACGCGCCCTGAAGAAGCTGAAATCCCGGCCACGCAGCATCCGCGCCCTGAAGCAAGCGACGGAACCCTTTTCCCGCTCGATCCTCAATATCCGCTTTGACAAGGAAGGCGACCTTCTTGCCGCTCTGGATGAAATCGGCATTGAGGCCAGCGACAGCCAGAAGAAGGCCATTATCGCCCACAGCTATACCGGATGGAGCTGGACGAGCGACAATTTCACCACCTTGCTGCAGAAGCCCGGCACCTGGACCATTGCCTTCAACACGTTGCTCTATGTCTCCTTGACCCTTTGCTTCAATGTTGGTTTCGGGTTGTTCCTTGCCATCACCACCTTCTACTTGCCCGCCGGACAGGCCGGGTTTTTCCGCGCTGTCTGGCTGCTGCCACGCATTTCGCCGCCGGTTCTCTATGTGTTGCTCTGGAAGTGGTTTACATGGGATGGCGGTTTCATCTCTACCATTACAGGCTGGTTCGGCGCTCCCGCTTTCAACTTCATGCTTGGCTCAATCTCCAGTGCATGGACCGTGGTCATTCTGATCAACGGATTTGTTGGCGCATCTCTGGGCATGATCCTGTTTTCCTCGGCAATCAAGGCCATTCCCACCACCATGCTCTATGCCAGCGAAGTGGATGGGGCTTCCCGCTGGCAGCAAATCCGCCGGATCATCCTGCCACAATTGCGCTGGCCAATCCTCTTCATCACCTCCTACCAGACCCTCTCTTTGCTGACCTCGTTCGACTATATCCTGCTGTCGACTGAAGGCGGCCCGGGCGGTTCAACCACCCCTTGGGCCTTGGAGGCCTATTTCGTGGCGCTCAACAATTATGCGGGCAATCTGCAATATGGCTATGGCGCGGCGATGGCCTTGGTGCTGGTCACGGTGGGCATCAGCCTGTCGCTCCTCTATCTGCGGCTGTTCAAGTTTGACGATCTCGTCAGCAAACCGCGCATTGAAAACTAG
- a CDS encoding carbohydrate ABC transporter permease, with translation MSHQTTRNYQSWPVLLILALFSSPILIMYVYLFIDTISNTEPGSLIPSEFTLEHWRFLWETDTGTTNIWVATRNTLIFASTNTAIILSVSLTAGYALSRLNMPFRAFFLAGVLTLHAFPTITLVIALFIVLQMVGLYNTLIGVILIKSALMLPFGIWVMKGFYDTVPWEIEMAGVQDGAHRFTVWRRLVLPQIQPGLIALGVFAFLDGWSEYILPQIFAPSANVQVLSVYLASLIADDQKFDFNLFKSIGLFYVIPVIILYLIFQNKLMNIYGGGTKG, from the coding sequence ATGTCTCATCAAACCACACGCAATTACCAGAGCTGGCCGGTCCTGTTGATCCTCGCCCTCTTCTCCTCACCTATCCTGATCATGTATGTCTATCTCTTCATAGACACGATCTCCAACACCGAACCGGGGTCGCTGATCCCGTCCGAATTCACGCTGGAGCATTGGCGCTTCCTGTGGGAGACCGACACCGGCACCACCAATATCTGGGTGGCCACGCGCAACACCCTGATCTTTGCCTCGACCAACACGGCGATCATTCTCAGCGTGTCCCTGACCGCGGGCTATGCGCTCTCCCGGCTCAACATGCCCTTTCGCGCCTTCTTTCTGGCAGGAGTTCTGACGCTCCACGCCTTTCCCACCATCACCTTGGTGATCGCCCTCTTCATCGTGCTGCAAATGGTCGGTCTCTATAACACCCTGATCGGGGTCATCCTGATCAAATCGGCCCTGATGCTGCCCTTTGGTATCTGGGTGATGAAGGGTTTCTACGACACCGTGCCATGGGAAATCGAAATGGCGGGGGTTCAGGATGGCGCCCATCGCTTCACCGTCTGGCGGCGTTTGGTGCTGCCGCAAATCCAGCCCGGCCTGATTGCCCTTGGGGTCTTTGCCTTCCTTGATGGCTGGAGCGAATATATCCTGCCACAGATTTTCGCCCCCAGCGCCAATGTGCAGGTCCTGTCTGTCTATCTGGCCTCATTGATTGCCGATGACCAGAAATTCGACTTCAATCTCTTCAAATCGATCGGGCTCTTCTATGTCATCCCGGTCATCATTCTCTATCTCATCTTCCAGAACAAACTGATGAATATCTACGGTGGAGGCACAAAAGGCTGA
- a CDS encoding ABC transporter ATP-binding protein → MRILLDKFSKRFGDVTVIDEMDLEIKSGEMIALLGPSGCGKSTTLFAICGIHQVNAGRILFGDKDVTTTTAQARNVGVVFQNYALYPHMNVFDNIAFPLTVRKDDKATIKREVEAIAALVHISELLERKPAQLSGGQQQRVALARALIRKPDVLLLDEPLANLDAKLRLEMRSEIRRIQLETGISAILVTHDQVEAMSMCDRIAIMNDGKILQIATPNDMYNNPDTDFVAGFLGNPPIAFLEGQAVDGHCQLADTDIRLPLPEHLSGLNGHQPIRLGVRPELVGNKDGTAVSGTISFVETQGRENLYDITLSNGAIIRSIQHVRDDVRLGDAVTWPIDCSKMLVFDQNGTRL, encoded by the coding sequence ATGCGTATCCTTCTCGACAAATTCTCCAAACGCTTTGGCGACGTCACCGTCATCGACGAAATGGATCTTGAGATCAAAAGCGGCGAAATGATTGCCCTGCTTGGCCCGTCGGGGTGTGGCAAGTCCACCACTCTGTTCGCCATTTGCGGGATTCATCAGGTCAATGCAGGGCGCATCCTGTTTGGCGACAAGGATGTCACGACCACCACCGCGCAAGCCCGCAATGTCGGCGTGGTCTTCCAGAATTATGCCCTTTATCCGCATATGAATGTGTTTGACAACATCGCCTTCCCGCTGACCGTGCGCAAGGATGACAAGGCAACCATCAAGCGCGAGGTCGAGGCCATTGCAGCGCTCGTTCATATCAGCGAATTGCTGGAGCGCAAACCGGCCCAATTGTCCGGTGGCCAGCAGCAGCGCGTGGCTCTGGCTCGCGCTTTGATCCGCAAGCCCGACGTCCTGTTGCTCGACGAGCCCCTTGCCAACCTTGACGCCAAGCTGCGCCTTGAAATGCGCTCGGAAATCCGCCGCATTCAGTTGGAGACCGGCATTTCGGCCATTCTGGTGACCCATGATCAGGTCGAAGCCATGTCCATGTGCGACCGTATCGCCATCATGAATGATGGCAAAATCCTCCAGATTGCCACTCCCAATGACATGTATAACAACCCGGACACGGATTTTGTCGCTGGATTCCTTGGCAACCCACCGATTGCCTTTTTGGAAGGCCAAGCGGTCGATGGCCATTGCCAACTGGCCGACACCGACATCCGCCTGCCACTGCCGGAGCATCTGTCCGGCCTCAATGGACATCAGCCGATCCGCCTCGGGGTCCGGCCAGAGCTGGTCGGCAACAAAGACGGCACCGCGGTGTCTGGTACCATCAGTTTTGTGGAAACACAGGGCCGGGAAAATCTTTATGACATCACGCTTTCAAATGGCGCCATTATCCGCTCTATTCAGCATGTCCGCGACGATGTAAGGCTTGGTGACGCGGTCACATGGCCGATCGATTGCAGCAAGATGCTGGTCTTTGACCAGAACGGAACCCGACTCTAA
- a CDS encoding glycerophosphodiester phosphodiesterase — translation MTFAKKIAALGWPNSRFDGPAIIGHRGACHHATENSLDGFVLASKLGADMWELDVRLTADGTCVVSHDDDLSRVFGVSAKLSELTIAQLEALEGVHVPTFDEVITLAILLEAGLYIEIKADGAGPAALALLQQSGFTYAALGSFDPTHVAQLAALDCPYPLSVLVRIGDDPFEQAANARADAIHPCWERASDRPDQLLTPDLMQRAKDTQLPIILWHEERPDVIKAVMAMDVFGVCTDRPELLVPYPGSPSRPTPLPKGPEVVCHRGANKLAPENTLPAALMTFEQGFDWLELDIRQSLDGDLFVIHDETLDRTTNGRGPVASHSAEQLRALDAGSWFDPRFTGTKIPTFEEIIDLAKAHQKNLYVEIKQADPAKVLDLIKAKDFMAHCFFWSFNRALSDEVRRLAPDARIMARTLDFPTISEAITSVGAEIIEVNMAEEQVEKKATNIHTSGAKLMLCYNGSDRTVMERMLALAPDLVNLDQLNLWKEVWYQAQRRHAKETVAP, via the coding sequence ATGACATTTGCCAAAAAAATCGCTGCCCTAGGCTGGCCAAATAGCCGTTTCGATGGACCGGCCATCATCGGCCATCGCGGCGCGTGCCACCACGCCACCGAGAACAGCTTGGATGGCTTCGTGCTTGCCAGCAAACTCGGGGCCGATATGTGGGAGTTGGATGTGCGCCTGACAGCCGACGGCACATGTGTCGTCAGCCATGATGATGACCTGTCCCGTGTCTTTGGGGTCTCGGCAAAGCTCTCCGAGTTGACCATCGCCCAATTGGAAGCACTGGAGGGAGTACATGTCCCCACCTTTGATGAGGTGATCACCCTGGCGATCCTGCTCGAAGCAGGTCTCTATATCGAGATCAAGGCAGATGGTGCTGGCCCGGCGGCTTTGGCTCTGTTGCAGCAAAGTGGCTTTACCTATGCGGCGCTCGGCTCTTTTGATCCCACCCATGTCGCACAACTCGCCGCTCTTGATTGTCCTTATCCCCTGTCGGTACTGGTGCGCATCGGCGACGATCCGTTCGAACAGGCGGCCAATGCCAGAGCGGATGCCATTCATCCCTGCTGGGAACGCGCCTCCGACCGACCAGACCAATTGCTGACCCCTGATCTGATGCAGCGGGCCAAAGACACGCAGCTTCCAATCATTCTCTGGCATGAAGAACGACCGGACGTCATCAAAGCCGTCATGGCGATGGATGTGTTTGGCGTCTGCACCGACCGGCCCGAGTTGCTGGTGCCCTATCCCGGCTCGCCCTCCCGCCCAACACCTCTACCCAAAGGCCCTGAAGTGGTCTGCCATCGTGGGGCCAACAAGCTCGCCCCGGAAAATACCCTGCCCGCTGCCTTGATGACCTTCGAGCAAGGCTTTGACTGGCTGGAACTCGATATACGCCAATCCTTGGATGGAGACCTGTTCGTCATTCATGACGAGACACTGGACCGCACCACCAATGGACGCGGCCCTGTCGCCAGCCACAGCGCCGAGCAATTGCGAGCCCTTGATGCTGGCAGTTGGTTTGATCCTCGTTTCACCGGCACCAAAATTCCGACCTTTGAAGAGATCATCGATCTGGCCAAGGCACATCAAAAAAATCTCTATGTCGAGATCAAGCAGGCCGACCCGGCCAAGGTGCTGGATCTCATCAAGGCCAAGGATTTCATGGCCCATTGCTTCTTCTGGAGCTTCAACCGTGCTCTGAGCGATGAAGTCCGACGTCTGGCGCCCGATGCCCGGATCATGGCCCGCACGCTCGATTTCCCGACCATTAGCGAGGCCATCACCAGCGTCGGGGCCGAGATCATCGAGGTCAATATGGCCGAGGAGCAAGTCGAGAAGAAAGCCACCAATATACACACCAGCGGAGCCAAGCTGATGCTATGTTACAACGGCTCGGACCGCACGGTGATGGAGCGCATGCTTGCCCTTGCCCCCGATCTGGTCAATCTGGATCAACTCAATCTCTGGAAAGAAGTCTGGTATCAGGCCCAGAGGCGACATGCGAAAGAGACAGTGGCCCCATGA
- a CDS encoding LacI family DNA-binding transcriptional regulator, whose product MSDSSDEQDSIKPVTSVDVAKRAGVSRSAVSRTFTPGASVAPATRERVLKAADELGYRVNQLARSLTNKRSDLVGIVAANMDNPFRAQQVEHIARALVNEGYRPILLPAEAHEDPRRVIGMLLEYNVSGVIVTSDTPPQSICQECVSLGVPMVLVNKAEIDAKVDRVLLDNHKSGALAADFLIRHGCHHLAAIGSEKPSYSLSIRLETFEKAVRASGTLSSGRYTAAFQNYEGGYEAARKLFESGVAVDGIFCVTDYMALGTLDYIRLHTDKRIPEDIQLISCDDILQAGWAGYNLTTIRQDTEEVARRVVSTLTLRFEQPTALSQTNIVDVFIVERGTTKTSGTTE is encoded by the coding sequence ATGAGCGATAGCAGCGACGAACAGGACAGCATCAAGCCGGTCACCTCAGTGGATGTTGCCAAACGGGCGGGCGTGTCCCGCTCGGCGGTGTCGCGCACCTTCACACCTGGCGCATCCGTCGCCCCAGCAACCCGCGAGCGGGTGCTCAAGGCGGCAGATGAATTGGGCTATCGCGTTAATCAACTGGCCCGCAGCCTGACCAACAAGCGCTCCGATCTGGTCGGCATTGTCGCCGCCAATATGGACAATCCCTTCCGCGCCCAGCAGGTCGAGCATATTGCCCGTGCTTTGGTCAATGAGGGTTACCGCCCAATCCTGTTGCCCGCGGAGGCCCATGAAGATCCGCGCCGGGTCATTGGCATGCTGCTCGAATATAATGTGTCCGGTGTCATTGTCACCTCCGATACCCCGCCGCAAAGCATCTGTCAGGAATGCGTCTCCCTTGGCGTGCCGATGGTGCTGGTCAACAAGGCTGAGATCGACGCCAAGGTGGACCGGGTTCTGCTCGACAACCACAAATCCGGTGCGCTGGCGGCAGACTTTCTGATCCGTCACGGCTGCCACCATCTCGCGGCCATAGGCTCGGAGAAGCCATCCTACTCTCTTTCCATCCGTCTGGAGACTTTTGAGAAAGCCGTCAGGGCATCCGGCACCCTCAGCAGTGGCCGCTACACAGCGGCCTTCCAGAATTATGAGGGTGGCTATGAGGCTGCCCGCAAATTGTTCGAGAGTGGCGTTGCGGTCGACGGCATTTTTTGTGTCACCGACTATATGGCTCTTGGTACCCTTGACTATATCCGCCTGCACACAGATAAACGCATCCCGGAAGACATCCAGCTGATCAGCTGCGACGACATCCTGCAAGCAGGCTGGGCGGGCTACAATCTCACCACCATCCGTCAGGACACAGAGGAAGTTGCCCGCCGGGTGGTGTCCACCCTGACCTTGCGTTTTGAACAACCGACAGCCCTGTCGCAGACCAACATTGTCGATGTTTTCATCGTCGAGCGCGGCACAACAAAAACAAGTGGAACGACCGAATGA
- a CDS encoding inositol monophosphatase family protein: MIEERYALLQTLAKEAGQLALNHLQALKDNRFPIEVKGPQDFVTKADRDVETFIRTKLKEAFPEDGLLGEEHGLEAGSNGFTWVIDPIDGTANYIRSIDQWAISIGLVSADRMEAGVIYDPMRDDLYRAAAAQGAFLNDSPLAKAKTEAPTDPILILGRSKRKPFDSYLKTLSFLESKGIEYRRFGSAAMGLALVATGQVDGYFEADLNPWDCMAGLLIIKEMGGVIAAGEQAFESLQNQPICAVHPYMRDEMTALLAVIAEIE, translated from the coding sequence ATGATCGAAGAGCGTTATGCGCTGCTGCAAACCCTTGCGAAAGAAGCTGGGCAACTGGCGCTGAACCATTTGCAGGCCCTGAAGGACAATCGCTTCCCCATTGAAGTCAAGGGGCCGCAGGATTTCGTCACCAAGGCGGACCGCGATGTCGAAACCTTCATTCGCACCAAACTCAAAGAGGCCTTCCCCGAAGATGGCTTGCTGGGCGAAGAGCACGGTCTGGAAGCGGGCAGCAACGGCTTCACCTGGGTCATCGATCCGATTGATGGCACAGCAAACTATATCCGCAGCATCGATCAATGGGCCATTTCCATCGGCCTCGTATCGGCTGATCGCATGGAAGCAGGCGTCATATATGACCCTATGCGCGATGACCTCTACCGTGCAGCCGCCGCACAAGGCGCCTTTCTCAATGACAGTCCGCTGGCCAAAGCCAAGACGGAAGCTCCAACCGACCCGATTTTGATTCTGGGTCGCTCCAAGCGCAAACCCTTTGACTCCTACCTCAAGACCTTGTCTTTCCTTGAGAGCAAAGGCATCGAATATCGCCGCTTTGGCTCGGCCGCCATGGGGCTGGCGCTGGTCGCAACCGGACAGGTGGATGGTTATTTCGAGGCCGATCTCAATCCGTGGGATTGCATGGCCGGCCTGTTGATCATCAAGGAGATGGGCGGAGTGATCGCCGCCGGGGAACAGGCCTTTGAAAGCCTCCAAAACCAGCCCATCTGTGCCGTTCATCCCTATATGAGAGACGAAATGACCGCGCTGCTGGCCGTGATTGCCGAGATCGAGTGA
- a CDS encoding nucleotidyltransferase domain-containing protein has translation MQISDVIGLLHLVERHDITLWIDGGWGIDALLKRQTRPHGDLDIVLETRTLPRLIALLSEEGFQRLETPDSRDWNFVMGDLTGRRVDFHVITLDDRGNGLYGPVSGGQAYPASALEGKGQIGNHPVRCISAAYQVASHEAGYPLRPQDYQDMQALCTAFALPLPDRFLPPQA, from the coding sequence ATGCAGATCAGCGATGTCATAGGCCTTTTGCACCTTGTCGAGCGCCATGACATCACGCTCTGGATCGATGGTGGCTGGGGCATTGATGCCCTGCTCAAACGGCAAACCCGACCCCATGGGGATCTCGACATCGTTTTAGAAACCCGCACACTGCCCCGCCTCATCGCGCTTCTCTCTGAAGAGGGATTTCAAAGGCTGGAAACACCAGATTCCCGTGACTGGAATTTCGTCATGGGCGACCTAACGGGGCGCCGAGTGGATTTCCATGTCATCACGCTCGATGATCGGGGCAACGGTCTTTACGGTCCCGTCTCTGGCGGGCAAGCCTATCCCGCTTCCGCGCTAGAGGGCAAAGGACAAATTGGAAACCATCCGGTGCGCTGCATCTCGGCGGCCTATCAGGTGGCTTCGCATGAGGCGGGCTATCCACTGCGCCCTCAGGATTATCAGGACATGCAGGCCTTGTGCACGGCCTTTGCCCTCCCCTTACCGGACCGCTTTTTGCCGCCTCAAGCGTGA